The Chloroflexi bacterium ADurb.Bin180 genome has a window encoding:
- the btrD gene encoding 2'-N-acetylparomamine deacetylase — MEGLYLVLSPHLDDAVLSCGGQLYQLVGKGQPVRVVTCFAGVPDYRILSPFAQDQHRRWGHPVDPVRRRRAEDIAALSSLGVAHEHWPYLDCIYRRDKDSSEFLYTSEGALFGEVASTDGWLVEALVRRVKRRFGQNGSVVFAPLSAGGHVDHQLVRLAARRLSAAGYCVTYYEDYPYAEHPEEVAAALSRWDTPSQSYAVTLSEQELGAKSAAILKYESQLAVLFGGTTAVSERVRSYAEAVGAGRGLAERYYWWISDA; from the coding sequence ATGGAGGGTTTGTACCTCGTCCTTTCGCCGCACCTGGACGACGCGGTACTGTCCTGCGGCGGTCAACTCTATCAACTGGTCGGGAAGGGTCAGCCGGTCCGTGTAGTGACCTGCTTCGCCGGTGTGCCTGACTATCGAATCTTGTCTCCCTTTGCGCAGGATCAGCATCGCCGCTGGGGACACCCCGTGGATCCCGTGCGCAGGCGGCGCGCAGAAGACATCGCTGCTCTGAGCTCTCTGGGTGTTGCTCACGAACACTGGCCCTACCTGGACTGCATTTATCGTCGGGACAAGGACAGCAGCGAGTTTTTGTACACGAGCGAAGGGGCTCTCTTTGGCGAGGTTGCTTCTACCGATGGCTGGCTGGTCGAGGCCCTGGTGCGGCGAGTGAAGCGTCGCTTTGGGCAAAACGGGAGCGTAGTGTTTGCTCCATTGTCAGCCGGAGGGCACGTGGACCACCAGCTCGTTCGCCTCGCGGCGCGGCGATTGAGCGCCGCTGGCTACTGCGTTACCTACTACGAGGACTATCCTTATGCCGAGCACCCCGAAGAGGTGGCGGCGGCTCTGAGCCGATGGGACACTCCTTCCCAGAGCTATGCCGTCACGCTCTCTGAGCAGGAGCTCGGGGCCAAAAGCGCCGCCATCCTCAAGTACGAGTCGCAGCTCGCGGTGCTTTTCGGAGGTACGACAGCCGTTTCCGAACGGGTGAGGTCTTACGCTGAGGCGGTGGGCGCGGGACGAGGGCTGGCCGAGAGGTACTACTGGTGGATCAGCGACGCTTGA